From a region of the Actinomadura luzonensis genome:
- a CDS encoding ABC transporter permease, whose protein sequence is MTLVARMLLRRLLILVPVLLGVVAFVFVVMRFSGSKPEYAYFQGANPTPEQIHQFQVENGLLDPLPLRYVRFVADLARGDLGTSVLTKKPVLESITTALPLTLQLTFLGLAVAVVLALAFGVTAALFRDRWPDQVIRMVSLIGVAAPAFWLALLMIQWLAVGEGLFPTGGYINPADSVPGWLQSMTLPALSLSLPIAAQLTRIIRTSMVEELDRDYVRTAVGSGLPPIVVVGRNVLRNALINPLTVLGLRIGYLIGGTVVIETIYGLPGMGQLMINAVRDGDPAVVQGVVLTIAVGFMVVNLVVDVLYLLVNPRLRSAA, encoded by the coding sequence ATGACGCTCGTCGCCCGGATGCTGCTGCGGCGGCTCCTCATCCTCGTCCCCGTGCTGCTCGGCGTGGTCGCGTTCGTGTTCGTCGTGATGCGCTTCTCCGGCTCCAAGCCCGAGTACGCCTACTTCCAGGGCGCGAACCCGACCCCCGAGCAGATCCACCAGTTCCAGGTCGAGAACGGCCTGCTGGACCCGCTGCCGCTCCGCTACGTGCGCTTCGTGGCCGACCTCGCCCGGGGCGACCTCGGCACCAGCGTGCTCACGAAGAAGCCGGTGCTGGAGTCGATCACCACGGCGCTGCCGCTGACCCTGCAGCTCACCTTCCTCGGCCTGGCCGTGGCGGTGGTGCTGGCGCTGGCGTTCGGCGTGACCGCGGCGCTGTTCCGCGACCGGTGGCCGGACCAGGTCATCCGCATGGTGTCGCTGATCGGCGTGGCCGCCCCCGCGTTCTGGCTGGCGCTGCTGATGATCCAGTGGCTGGCGGTCGGCGAGGGCCTGTTCCCGACCGGCGGCTACATCAACCCGGCCGACTCGGTGCCGGGCTGGCTGCAGTCGATGACGCTGCCCGCCCTGTCGTTGTCGCTGCCGATCGCCGCCCAGCTCACCCGCATCATCCGCACGTCCATGGTGGAGGAGCTGGACCGCGACTACGTGCGCACCGCCGTCGGCAGCGGCCTGCCCCCGATCGTGGTCGTCGGCCGCAACGTGCTGCGCAACGCCCTCATCAACCCGCTCACCGTGCTGGGCCTGCGCATCGGCTACCTGATCGGCGGCACCGTCGTCATCGAGACCATCTACGGCCTGCCCGGCATGGGCCAGCTCATGATCAACGCGGTGCGCGACGGCGATCCCGCCGTCGTGCAGGGCGTCGTGCTCACCATCGCGGTCGGCTTCATGGTCGTCAACCTCGTCGTGGACGTGCTCTACCTGCTGGTCAACCCCCGTCTGAGGAGCGCCGCATGA